Genomic window (Polaromonas sp. JS666):
CTGGAAAGGCGGAGCGGCCAAGGGTGCGACCGGCCGGCCTGTGCCCTTGCTGCTGGACTATTTGCTGGGCCAGGTCACCGCGGCCGCCCCGCGCAAGGCACAGCCCAAAGCCAGGTCCGCCAAGAGAAGCAAGCCTGTTTCCAGAACCCGGGCATGACCGAGATCGCCTTTCATTTCAACGTACCCGACAAGCTGGCCTACGGTTGCCGTTTGCTGCGCAAGGCGTATCTCAGCGGCGCCAGCGTGGTGGTGACGGCCGAGGCCGATGTGCTGGCGCAGCTTGATCAATCGCTGTGGAGCTTTTCCCCTACGGAATTCGTACCGCATTGCCGCAGCGATGCCGGGGAGGACAACCTCGCCGTGACACCGGTATTGCTTGCCGAGTCGCTGCAGGACTGCGCCCGTCATGAGGTGCTGGTCAATCTGGGGCAGGGCATTCCTGCGGGATTTGAGCGCTTTGAGCGCTTCATCGAGGTGGTTGCGCAGGGTGACGATGAGCGTCTGGCCGCGC
Coding sequences:
- a CDS encoding DNA polymerase III subunit chi, with protein sequence MTEIAFHFNVPDKLAYGCRLLRKAYLSGASVVVTAEADVLAQLDQSLWSFSPTEFVPHCRSDAGEDNLAVTPVLLAESLQDCARHEVLVNLGQGIPAGFERFERFIEVVAQGDDERLAARSRWKHYTDRGYTMKRHDLATAKGGA